Proteins encoded within one genomic window of Prochlorococcus marinus str. MIT 9515:
- a CDS encoding prephenate/arogenate dehydrogenase gives MNIGIVGLGLIGGSIGLKLQRLNHTIYGVTNNRSNEKKAIKRNLANFISCDLGILKKCSLIILALPIKDLIHPSEDLVSAIPKEAIVTDVGSIKEPIISTWEKIHPLFIGSHPMAGTEEKGVDSGFESLLENTKWIITPTHKSNSNSLKVISNLITSMGCEICKASPKEHDEAVSLISHLPIFVASSLIQTANTEKNKSLLDLTQKLAATGFTDTSRVGGGNPNLGLDLAINNQTNILNAIKEFKNNINDIEALIKNKNWELLSKKLTEAKEIRSNFIN, from the coding sequence ATGAATATTGGAATTGTAGGTCTAGGCCTTATTGGTGGTTCAATTGGATTAAAACTCCAAAGATTAAACCACACTATTTATGGAGTCACTAATAATAGATCTAATGAAAAAAAGGCAATTAAAAGAAATCTTGCGAATTTTATTAGCTGCGATTTAGGCATTCTTAAAAAATGTTCCCTAATAATATTGGCGTTACCCATTAAAGATCTAATCCATCCTTCCGAAGATCTTGTAAGTGCAATTCCAAAAGAAGCGATAGTAACAGATGTTGGTTCTATAAAAGAGCCAATAATTAGTACATGGGAAAAAATACACCCACTATTTATTGGATCACATCCAATGGCAGGCACTGAAGAAAAAGGAGTTGACTCAGGTTTTGAAAGTTTACTAGAAAATACAAAATGGATAATTACTCCTACACATAAAAGTAATTCAAATTCTCTAAAGGTAATAAGTAATTTGATAACTTCTATGGGGTGTGAAATCTGTAAAGCATCACCAAAAGAACATGATGAAGCTGTTTCTTTAATATCTCATTTACCTATATTCGTTGCCTCTTCATTAATACAAACTGCTAATACAGAGAAAAATAAATCTTTATTAGATCTAACTCAAAAACTTGCTGCGACAGGATTTACAGATACATCAAGAGTTGGCGGGGGTAATCCAAATTTAGGTTTAGATTTGGCTATAAATAATCAAACTAATATCTTGAATGCAATTAAAGAATTTAAAAATAACATTAATGATATTGAAGCTCTAATAAAAAACAAAAATTGGGAATTACTCTCAAAAAAACTGACAGAGGCAAAAGAAATAAGATCAAACTTTATTAATTAA
- a CDS encoding DNA helicase, with protein MLEILSHQYLKRFIRFHKTDWNHIYSFGRIISKCLKTNDTYLINSEIFSTNNWIPALLISLFLFEENSTFVLSQEKIEFLKKNQLGDLKKFGFDFILENDQIIFSNHRVYLITLEKLLHDLDLFSSNNHRIIFSGIENIKEDLKNNFRILLLKKNWFHNFDKSSSTYQKIIGTYSFLKKKFFLRKSLNNEYIFLDKEEINFLAQFFYEHSSYSDQFLKVSNALSEGWACWVTLDEINFEWNFYLEPINELSLIKKLFNNNKFVFLSALRKDNFFQNYLKKESIDIDLVMNFKSNFNEKKIVVYAPPRQILPNNPMFTQIIIDKCKKLIIFRKGLTLILSDDLNLKHNLATELASTHGKQVLLETIPSHNNEILCASYVWWINNSYLIKSPEQIIIPLLPIPNMSEPINEITVLNKINLSKDWFREFLLPEAIQKLERSISPLRKNSGKLIILDGRLNKRKWGRSILQSIQPSKQINYVLPYD; from the coding sequence ATGCTTGAAATTTTAAGTCATCAATACTTAAAGAGATTTATTAGATTCCATAAAACAGATTGGAACCATATTTATTCTTTTGGACGAATAATTTCAAAGTGTTTAAAAACAAATGACACTTATCTGATTAACTCAGAAATTTTTTCTACAAATAATTGGATTCCCGCATTGTTGATTTCTTTATTCTTATTTGAAGAAAATTCAACTTTTGTTTTATCTCAAGAAAAAATAGAATTTTTAAAAAAAAATCAATTAGGTGATTTAAAAAAATTTGGATTTGATTTTATTTTAGAAAATGATCAAATAATTTTTTCAAATCATCGAGTTTATTTGATCACCCTTGAGAAATTATTGCATGATTTAGATCTTTTTAGTTCTAACAATCATCGCATTATCTTCTCTGGGATTGAAAATATAAAAGAAGATTTAAAAAATAATTTTAGAATTTTATTGTTGAAAAAAAATTGGTTTCATAATTTTGATAAATCATCATCCACATATCAAAAGATTATTGGCACTTATAGTTTTCTCAAAAAGAAGTTTTTCTTAAGGAAATCTTTAAATAATGAATATATTTTTTTAGATAAAGAAGAAATAAATTTTCTTGCACAATTCTTTTATGAACATTCTTCATACTCTGATCAATTTTTAAAAGTTAGTAATGCTTTATCTGAAGGATGGGCATGCTGGGTTACTTTAGATGAAATAAATTTCGAATGGAATTTTTATTTAGAACCTATCAACGAACTTTCTCTGATTAAAAAATTATTTAATAATAATAAATTTGTTTTTTTATCAGCTTTAAGAAAAGATAATTTTTTTCAAAATTACCTTAAAAAGGAAAGTATAGATATTGATTTAGTGATGAATTTCAAGAGTAATTTTAATGAAAAAAAAATCGTAGTATATGCTCCGCCCAGACAAATACTCCCAAATAATCCAATGTTCACTCAAATTATTATTGATAAGTGTAAAAAGCTTATAATATTCAGAAAAGGACTTACTTTAATTTTATCTGATGATCTTAATTTAAAGCATAACCTTGCTACAGAACTAGCTTCTACTCATGGAAAGCAAGTCTTGCTAGAGACTATTCCTTCGCATAATAATGAAATTCTATGTGCTAGTTATGTGTGGTGGATTAATAATTCTTATTTAATAAAAAGTCCTGAACAAATAATTATTCCACTGCTACCTATCCCAAATATGTCAGAACCAATAAATGAAATTACCGTTTTAAATAAAATAAATCTTTCCAAAGATTGGTTTCGAGAATTTTTACTTCCGGAGGCAATACAAAAATTAGAAAGATCAATTTCACCTCTAAGAAAAAACTCTGGTAAATTAATAATTCTTGATGGAAGATTAAATAAAAGGAAATGGGGTAGATCAATTTTGCAAAGTATTCAGCCATCTAAACAAATAAACTATGTGCTTCCTTACGATTAA